Proteins from one Gimesia maris genomic window:
- a CDS encoding efflux RND transporter permease subunit, protein MRSIIKWAINNSPAMNTLMVTVLGVGLVSLMMMRREVFPEFELEIILVSVPYPGASPDEVEEGICQKMEEAVRAIDGIKKMTSIANEGSGSIVLELRADVPDVQKILNEVRSEIDRIPSFPELAEDPEIQQITFRQVAIEVAVIGPEARDESSALELRNLAEKIRDELMMLKSVSQANIAGARDYQIDIEIPETTLRKYGLTLQDVARTVRRENLELPGGKLNTVSEVVLVRGKNKHLTGREIEKIPLVTEPGGVVLTVGDLGRVQDEFADTTMISEINGKPALSVAVERTAQEDLLAIVEEVRAYVETAKLPPGYSLKLWKDQSVDVRDRMDLLTRNGLQGLILVFITLAIFLEFRLAFWVALGIPISMFGACVVLYYTGQTLNMLSMFAFLMALGIVVDDAIVVGENIYEHRQLGKSFVTAAIDGATEVLPSVCASISTTVIAFMPLLFVSGIMGKFIAVMPIAVIAMLLISLMESIFILPCHLAHAKQTADGGVQKQEAGFVSRKLEWFIDRCYLPVLKAALNYPSSALAVAGALMLLSAGLIMGGFAPFNIFPKTDYRMIEATVEFPDGTPQSITGETTRKIQEDFEALDREYQQEYGNSLIKLVRRNVGFGTRDESGANLGGSVEGSHVGKVSVEIVEAEERTLGSEEILEMWRARVGKIPGVDRLTFKSPSMGPGGKPIEFKLLADGKHLTELEAAVEACKRELETYPGVKDVNDDSSPGKWEFQIKIKDKARAMGIPLADVAETVRATYYGEEVMRLQRGRHEVKLMVRYPEEERKSLSSFDDIRIRTGDGAERPLTELADVTVKRGYSEINRIDQQRSITVSSDLNEKEGNAREIVKSLKKQGGFMDQLLTQYPNVRVRWEGQQEQTDESVNSLIVGLMIALASMFALLTVEFRSYIQPLIILGIIPLGIIGAVFGHAILGMELTLFSLFGLVALTGVVVNDSIVLIDFINHRIADGLPLREALIDAGRRRFRPVLLTSMTTIVGLAPILKETSFQAQIIIPMAASLIFGLMLATVLVLFLIPTYYYLYARALGARADEPWIRKMDGNEEGADYNVNEGAVSGPVQIQT, encoded by the coding sequence ATGAGGTCGATCATCAAATGGGCCATCAATAATTCCCCAGCGATGAACACGCTGATGGTCACAGTGCTGGGGGTTGGCCTGGTTTCACTGATGATGATGCGTCGTGAAGTTTTTCCGGAATTTGAACTGGAAATCATTCTGGTCTCGGTGCCTTACCCGGGGGCCAGCCCTGATGAAGTTGAAGAAGGCATCTGCCAGAAAATGGAAGAGGCCGTTCGCGCCATTGACGGCATTAAAAAGATGACATCCATCGCCAATGAAGGTTCAGGCTCGATTGTTCTGGAATTAAGGGCAGATGTCCCCGATGTGCAGAAAATTCTGAACGAGGTTCGCTCTGAAATCGATCGTATTCCCAGTTTTCCGGAGCTGGCGGAAGATCCGGAGATTCAGCAGATCACGTTTCGGCAGGTGGCAATTGAAGTGGCCGTGATTGGCCCGGAAGCGCGAGACGAAAGCAGTGCCCTGGAACTGCGGAACCTGGCAGAGAAAATTCGTGATGAATTGATGATGCTTAAATCGGTATCTCAGGCCAATATTGCCGGGGCACGTGACTATCAGATTGATATCGAAATTCCTGAAACCACCTTGCGCAAATATGGGCTGACTTTACAGGATGTGGCACGCACCGTACGCCGGGAAAATCTGGAACTGCCCGGTGGTAAGCTGAATACCGTCTCGGAGGTCGTATTAGTACGTGGTAAAAATAAACACCTGACCGGTAGAGAAATTGAAAAAATTCCCCTCGTCACAGAACCGGGTGGTGTGGTACTGACCGTGGGGGACCTGGGGCGCGTTCAGGATGAATTTGCCGATACGACGATGATCAGTGAAATCAATGGCAAGCCGGCGTTGTCGGTCGCCGTGGAACGGACCGCTCAGGAAGACCTGCTGGCGATTGTGGAAGAGGTGCGGGCTTACGTCGAAACTGCCAAACTGCCTCCCGGCTATTCGCTGAAATTATGGAAAGACCAGTCAGTCGATGTACGCGACCGCATGGATCTGCTGACCCGAAACGGGTTACAGGGGCTGATTCTGGTGTTTATCACGCTGGCAATTTTTCTGGAATTCCGGCTGGCATTCTGGGTGGCGTTGGGAATTCCCATTTCGATGTTTGGTGCTTGTGTGGTTCTGTACTATACGGGCCAGACTTTGAATATGCTGTCGATGTTTGCGTTCCTGATGGCGCTGGGGATTGTGGTCGATGATGCGATCGTGGTGGGTGAGAATATTTACGAACATCGACAGTTGGGGAAATCATTTGTCACCGCTGCCATTGATGGTGCCACCGAAGTGCTGCCGTCTGTCTGTGCTTCCATATCGACCACTGTGATTGCTTTTATGCCCCTGCTGTTCGTCTCCGGGATCATGGGAAAATTCATTGCAGTGATGCCGATCGCTGTCATTGCCATGCTGTTAATCTCTTTAATGGAGAGTATATTTATCCTTCCCTGCCACCTGGCGCATGCGAAACAAACGGCAGATGGGGGAGTACAGAAGCAGGAAGCGGGATTCGTCAGTCGAAAACTGGAATGGTTTATTGACCGTTGTTATCTGCCTGTCCTGAAAGCGGCATTGAACTATCCTTCGTCGGCACTTGCAGTCGCCGGGGCGTTGATGCTGTTGTCGGCAGGATTGATTATGGGCGGTTTTGCACCGTTCAATATTTTCCCCAAGACCGATTACCGCATGATCGAAGCGACGGTCGAGTTTCCGGACGGAACACCGCAGTCAATTACCGGGGAAACGACGCGAAAAATTCAGGAAGATTTTGAAGCGTTGGATCGCGAATATCAGCAGGAATACGGGAATTCCCTGATCAAACTCGTACGACGGAACGTGGGTTTCGGGACCCGTGATGAATCAGGAGCAAATCTGGGCGGATCGGTCGAGGGGAGTCATGTCGGCAAAGTCAGTGTCGAGATTGTAGAAGCGGAAGAACGCACGCTGGGCAGTGAAGAGATCCTCGAGATGTGGAGAGCGCGTGTCGGGAAAATTCCGGGTGTCGACCGGCTCACATTCAAATCACCTTCCATGGGGCCGGGAGGCAAGCCGATTGAATTCAAACTGCTGGCAGACGGAAAACATTTGACCGAACTGGAAGCGGCAGTGGAAGCCTGCAAGCGGGAACTGGAAACCTATCCGGGCGTGAAAGATGTCAACGACGATTCCAGCCCGGGCAAATGGGAATTTCAAATTAAGATCAAAGACAAAGCGCGAGCGATGGGAATTCCCCTGGCTGATGTCGCAGAGACGGTCCGCGCCACCTATTACGGTGAAGAGGTGATGCGTCTGCAGCGGGGACGTCACGAAGTCAAGCTGATGGTACGTTATCCGGAAGAGGAGCGAAAATCATTATCGAGTTTTGATGACATTCGGATTCGCACCGGTGATGGCGCGGAGCGACCGCTGACGGAACTGGCCGATGTGACCGTAAAACGCGGCTATTCGGAAATCAATCGAATCGATCAGCAGAGATCCATTACTGTTTCCTCCGATTTGAACGAAAAAGAGGGGAATGCACGCGAAATCGTCAAGTCTCTGAAAAAACAGGGAGGCTTTATGGATCAGTTACTCACACAGTACCCGAATGTCAGGGTTCGCTGGGAAGGGCAACAGGAACAGACCGATGAATCGGTCAACAGTCTGATTGTGGGGCTGATGATCGCTCTGGCATCCATGTTTGCGTTGCTGACCGTGGAGTTTCGCTCTTACATCCAGCCATTGATCATTCTGGGCATCATTCCCCTGGGGATTATCGGTGCTGTATTTGGCCATGCGATTCTGGGGATGGAATTAACACTCTTTTCCCTGTTCGGCCTGGTCGCTTTGACAGGTGTCGTGGTCAATGATTCTATTGTTCTGATCGACTTTATCAATCATCGGATCGCAGACGGTCTGCCTCTGCGCGAAGCTTTAATCGATGCCGGTCGTCGCCGTTTCCGACCCGTTCTGCTGACTTCCATGACAACAATTGTCGGGTTGGCTCCGATTCTCAAAGAGACTTCCTTCCAGGCACAGATTATTATTCCGATGGCTGCCAGTCTGATTTTTGGTTTGATGCTGGCGACGGTCCTGGTGCTGTTCCTGATTCCCACCTATTACTATCTCTATGCACGAGCCCTGGGGGCTCGAGCGGATGAACCCTGGATTCGTAAAATGGATGGAAACGAAGAGGGGGCTGACTATAATGTGAATGAGGGAGCGGTTTCAGGTCCGGTGCAGATACAGACCTGA
- the panD gene encoding aspartate 1-decarboxylase encodes MKRVLLKSKIHRATVTEANLEYNGSVTIDRELMDAADIVEYEQVQIYNITSGTRLTTYAIIGEPGSGVICINGAAAHLVKPQDLVIIASYAEYKEKEARRHQPKVVLVDSQNSQVIPEASAVSSPE; translated from the coding sequence ATGAAGCGCGTCTTATTAAAATCAAAAATTCACCGGGCAACAGTTACCGAAGCAAATCTGGAGTACAACGGAAGTGTAACCATTGATCGGGAGCTGATGGACGCTGCAGATATCGTCGAATACGAGCAGGTGCAGATTTACAATATTACATCGGGGACTCGACTGACGACCTACGCTATTATCGGTGAACCTGGTTCAGGCGTCATCTGTATCAATGGTGCAGCCGCACATCTGGTCAAGCCCCAGGATCTGGTGATCATCGCCAGTTACGCCGAATATAAAGAGAAAGAAGCACGCCGGCATCAACCCAAAGTCGTGCTTGTCGATTCACAGAACTCTCAAGTAATTCCCGAAGCCTCTGCCGTATCAAGTCCTGAGTGA
- a CDS encoding sigma-54 interaction domain-containing protein: MEDDRPILEDMVGLSPAMRNIYRLTRRAAATSSTVLLTGETGTGKELIARAIHELSPRATGPFIRVNCGALSESLLESELFGHIKGAFTSAVENRTGRFEAAHGGTIFLDEINSVSFTLQVKLLRVLQEHEFERVGDTRSIQVDCRIVAATNRDLLDEIEAERFREDLYYRLNVIPINLPPLRERAEDIPELVHFFAKQFSAEEKIPLPEFSEEVLSTFKNYSWPGNVRELQNYVERLIVLSGLDGPSLDLLPGHVTGKSLARSLPSKAQDPETMCRDLVNMELQRVGESSTDVHTQIVSLVEKEVILQVLRSCQGVQTKTATRLGINRNTLHKKISEYELESEAR; encoded by the coding sequence ATGGAAGACGATCGCCCCATTTTAGAAGACATGGTCGGCTTAAGTCCGGCCATGAGAAATATCTATCGATTGACCCGCCGCGCAGCTGCCACCTCGTCTACTGTATTATTAACGGGAGAAACGGGGACAGGTAAAGAATTAATCGCCCGCGCGATTCACGAATTAAGCCCTCGTGCTACCGGTCCGTTTATTCGCGTGAACTGTGGCGCGCTCAGTGAAAGTCTACTGGAAAGCGAATTGTTTGGGCACATCAAAGGGGCGTTTACCAGTGCGGTTGAAAATCGTACAGGCCGTTTTGAAGCCGCCCATGGTGGAACGATTTTTCTGGACGAAATTAATTCGGTCAGTTTTACATTGCAGGTGAAACTGCTGCGGGTTTTGCAGGAACACGAATTCGAACGGGTCGGGGATACGCGATCGATTCAGGTCGATTGTCGCATTGTCGCTGCTACGAACCGTGATCTGCTGGATGAAATCGAAGCAGAACGGTTCAGGGAGGACTTGTATTACCGCCTGAACGTGATTCCGATTAACCTGCCTCCACTGCGTGAGCGTGCGGAAGACATTCCTGAACTGGTTCACTTTTTTGCAAAACAGTTTTCCGCCGAAGAAAAAATCCCGCTGCCTGAATTCTCTGAAGAAGTGTTATCGACCTTCAAGAACTATTCCTGGCCTGGAAATGTACGCGAGCTGCAGAATTATGTGGAACGTCTGATCGTGCTTTCAGGGCTGGATGGTCCCTCACTGGACCTGTTACCCGGCCATGTCACCGGCAAATCCCTTGCACGTTCACTCCCCTCTAAAGCACAGGATCCGGAGACGATGTGTCGCGATCTGGTGAATATGGAGTTGCAGCGTGTGGGTGAGTCTTCAACCGACGTGCATACTCAGATTGTATCACTTGTGGAAAAAGAAGTGATTTTGCAGGTTTTAAGGTCCTGCCAGGGGGTCCAGACCAAGACGGCGACCCGTCTGGGGATCAACCGGAACACTCTGCATAAAAAAATCTCGGAGTACGAATTAGAATCCGAAGCAAGATGA
- a CDS encoding cytochrome c biogenesis protein CcsA — protein sequence MLSEVTVFCFMASYLVALGLEVTRFLRKKNGFLRPLIFLFSLAGLVAQTAYLLNRARVTELPPLLSSSHDWLIVFSWVLVAIFLFINLIDEELSIGLFLFPLVLTLVISSYFVDDATNTLMEPSIRSWAMLHASLLVLGGVGIVLSFVLSLMYLIQHRRLKQKQNFSTGFNLPSLAKLSRLNRWAVMVSAPLMTVGMGIGIGLGVYVRKGAHSISFFDPVIIVYELVWVGMMLSVILILRTRQPNQKHIAQLTIWTGGLILLTVIGIQILSNVRILKFESWHSQYSAPVIEIHDPTAERVVS from the coding sequence ATGTTGTCGGAAGTGACCGTATTCTGTTTTATGGCCAGTTATCTGGTTGCCCTTGGATTAGAGGTGACCCGGTTTCTGCGAAAAAAAAACGGTTTTCTGCGCCCCCTGATTTTTCTGTTTTCACTCGCCGGTCTGGTGGCTCAGACAGCGTATCTGCTGAATCGAGCCCGGGTAACCGAGTTGCCGCCTCTGCTCAGTTCGTCGCATGACTGGCTGATTGTTTTTTCCTGGGTACTGGTAGCGATCTTTCTGTTTATCAATCTGATTGATGAAGAATTATCGATCGGACTGTTTCTGTTTCCGCTTGTGCTGACACTGGTGATTTCTTCCTATTTTGTTGATGACGCCACCAATACATTGATGGAACCTTCCATTCGTTCCTGGGCGATGCTGCATGCCTCTTTGCTGGTGCTGGGGGGGGTTGGCATTGTTCTGAGTTTTGTCCTGAGCCTGATGTATCTGATTCAGCACAGGCGCTTAAAGCAGAAACAGAATTTTTCGACCGGATTCAATCTACCCAGCCTGGCAAAACTGTCGCGCCTCAATCGCTGGGCGGTAATGGTCTCAGCGCCATTGATGACCGTCGGGATGGGGATCGGGATCGGGTTGGGAGTCTATGTTCGTAAGGGCGCTCACTCCATTTCATTTTTCGATCCCGTGATCATTGTGTATGAACTGGTCTGGGTGGGAATGATGTTGAGCGTCATTCTGATACTGCGGACCAGACAGCCCAATCAGAAACATATTGCCCAGCTGACAATCTGGACCGGAGGCCTGATACTGCTGACGGTGATTGGCATTCAGATCCTGTCTAATGTACGCATCTTGAAATTTGAATCGTGGCATTCACAATACTCCGCTCCCGTCATTGAAATTCATGACCCGACTGCAGAAAGGGTTGTGTCGTGA
- the hemA gene encoding glutamyl-tRNA reductase yields MNLQVVYCNHQTAGLDIREKLAFSSKEQLDQAYSVLRQSYPATEIVVISTCNRVELYTATQDSEIGPSHQDLARFFSEFHQVPVSDFFEDFLERTGPDAVRHLFQVASSLDSMVLGEPQIVNQVKEAYQCATDNALCGPLTHALFQQAIRVSARVRTETQLAEGRVSIASVAVGTFGKGIFERFDDKTVLIIGAGEMAEETLTYLKDEGVKHIIVVNRSLENAQKLAGRWGGEARPYEELEDCLASADVIVSTTGASRPIVDIACFERVLKKSGNKTFFILDLGAPRDFEPGVGQINDNIFLYDIDDLEATCEKNRRARQKEVENALTIIDEETERFMHGVYHRATGPIIKQLREQWHDVREQEVEKLFSKLSHLDEKDQDLIKRSIEQIVNKLLHPPLEVLRQEAREGTPHGLLDALKQLFHIRD; encoded by the coding sequence GTGAATCTACAGGTCGTGTATTGTAACCATCAGACAGCGGGTCTGGACATTCGCGAAAAACTGGCGTTCTCCTCCAAAGAACAGCTGGATCAGGCGTACTCTGTCTTGAGGCAATCGTATCCTGCTACCGAAATCGTAGTGATTTCGACCTGTAACCGGGTAGAACTGTATACCGCGACGCAGGACTCAGAGATTGGTCCTTCTCATCAGGATCTGGCCCGATTCTTTTCTGAATTCCATCAGGTCCCTGTCAGCGATTTCTTCGAGGACTTCCTGGAACGCACGGGCCCGGATGCGGTGCGGCATCTGTTTCAGGTGGCTTCCAGTCTCGACAGCATGGTGCTCGGCGAACCCCAGATTGTGAATCAGGTCAAAGAAGCCTACCAGTGTGCGACAGACAATGCATTATGTGGGCCACTCACGCATGCCCTGTTTCAGCAGGCGATCCGGGTTTCTGCCCGGGTGCGGACCGAAACCCAACTGGCGGAAGGTCGGGTCTCGATTGCCAGTGTGGCTGTGGGGACATTCGGCAAAGGGATTTTTGAGCGGTTTGATGATAAGACCGTGTTGATTATCGGTGCCGGTGAAATGGCGGAAGAGACGTTGACGTATCTGAAAGATGAGGGCGTCAAACACATCATCGTCGTGAATCGCAGCCTGGAAAATGCACAGAAACTGGCAGGCAGGTGGGGCGGGGAAGCCCGGCCTTATGAGGAACTGGAAGACTGTCTGGCGTCTGCCGACGTCATTGTGAGTACAACGGGCGCTTCGCGACCGATTGTCGACATTGCCTGTTTTGAACGGGTCTTGAAGAAATCCGGCAACAAAACGTTTTTCATTCTTGATCTCGGTGCACCCCGCGATTTTGAACCGGGAGTCGGTCAGATCAACGATAATATCTTCCTGTATGATATCGACGATCTGGAAGCGACTTGCGAGAAGAATCGTCGCGCGCGTCAGAAAGAAGTCGAGAACGCACTCACAATCATTGATGAAGAAACAGAACGTTTCATGCACGGCGTCTATCATCGGGCGACGGGGCCCATCATCAAACAGCTTCGCGAACAATGGCACGATGTACGTGAGCAGGAAGTCGAAAAACTGTTCAGCAAGCTATCGCATCTGGATGAAAAAGACCAGGACCTGATTAAACGCTCGATCGAACAGATCGTCAATAAACTACTGCATCCACCACTGGAAGTATTAAGACAGGAAGCCCGGGAAGGCACACCACATGGACTGCTCGACGCGCTCAAGCAGCTATTTCACATTCGTGACTGA
- a CDS encoding PVC-type heme-binding CxxCH protein: MKSATFQALKQSAGEGKHSTPGLPRLVFRWGSLLLVAAVCLKFSFAADPEKKEVPKSPLTPEESLQQTVVHPDFEMQVVASEPNIINPVAVAFDETGVLWAVEMTDYPHGPQPGEDPKSRIKLLRDKDQDGYYETATVFADKLLFATGIQPWKGGLIVTLAGKVQYMKDTDGDDKADLVETWFTGFKEENSQLRANHPTLGLDNHVYIANGLRGGSVIATHPEWKKKAEQVPINGLDFRFQPLTGKYESISGIGQFGLTFDDYGNRFVCSNRNPNKHIVLENRYLKRNPYLAVKSVYHDVSPDGEDSRVYAISRTWTTSTLHAGQFTAACGVTIYRGGMFPHSFYGNSFTCEPTANLVHRDVLTPMGATYDSKYGRDQVEFIASRDEWFRPVNLANGPDGALYLCDMYRAVIEHPQFMPVELKERSDLNDGIDRGRIYRIVPKGTKIDKSVYTSLKDATPQQLVAALSSENAWQRETASRLIFERQDASIQPQLEQLVSSGKTEQSRIHALWALEGLGKLSDALIETALKDKSQRVVAQAVKLSEPRLSQNEKLKTAVLSLVKSADAPLRFQLAISLGEAKDGPSAVDQLASLMLNGASDPFTRAAVLSSAPEQTVEIFKSFLKQLQSSDAKKTAQPGITDAVSEMTAVIGPRLKPEEIQETLSLIAGLNSDALMPLQIAGFEGLGNSLRRRGKSITAYQDKLSDVDQQNLKTFYQKIVDTAANPKTPTGQRLNAISILQFVGFETGGETLLSLIQEGNSQAVKIAAIAAISPYSDPRIGEMLMDGFATQTPGMRRAILDAMLANQDRTGLLLDAIEKDQIKISELGPSRSSRLQRHRNPEIKKRAAALFAAAIPADRQKVLAEYQKALKLKADPLQGKLVFAKNCVTCHKIGEMGINVAPDIGDSRTKTPEYLLTNILDPNRAIDANFFSYTIITIDGVVHTGIISSDSGASITLTQPEGKTITVLKDEIDEMKSNGVSLMPVGLEKSINPQQMADLISFIKNWRYLSGQVPKEIAKPQ, from the coding sequence ATGAAATCAGCTACTTTTCAAGCCTTGAAACAATCCGCCGGTGAGGGAAAACATTCGACCCCGGGATTACCCCGACTGGTATTCCGCTGGGGCTCACTTCTGCTGGTGGCCGCTGTCTGTCTGAAGTTCTCTTTTGCTGCTGATCCTGAGAAAAAAGAAGTACCCAAATCTCCGTTAACACCGGAAGAAAGTTTGCAGCAGACGGTGGTGCATCCTGATTTTGAAATGCAGGTGGTCGCTTCAGAACCAAATATCATCAATCCGGTGGCGGTTGCCTTTGATGAAACCGGTGTGCTCTGGGCGGTGGAAATGACCGACTATCCGCATGGTCCCCAACCGGGTGAAGATCCTAAAAGTCGAATCAAATTATTACGGGATAAAGACCAGGATGGTTATTATGAGACCGCGACTGTCTTTGCCGACAAGCTGCTGTTTGCCACGGGAATTCAACCCTGGAAGGGGGGGCTGATTGTCACGCTGGCAGGTAAAGTGCAGTACATGAAAGATACCGACGGAGATGACAAAGCAGATCTCGTCGAAACCTGGTTCACTGGTTTTAAGGAAGAGAACTCTCAACTGCGGGCGAATCATCCGACACTGGGACTGGACAATCATGTTTACATCGCCAATGGTCTGCGGGGTGGTTCCGTGATTGCCACTCATCCCGAGTGGAAAAAGAAAGCGGAGCAGGTTCCCATTAACGGCCTGGACTTTCGCTTTCAGCCACTGACTGGCAAATATGAATCGATCTCCGGGATCGGTCAGTTTGGTTTGACCTTTGATGATTACGGGAACCGATTTGTCTGTTCCAACCGTAATCCCAATAAACATATCGTGCTGGAAAATCGCTATTTGAAACGGAATCCATATCTGGCTGTGAAGTCGGTATATCATGATGTTTCACCCGATGGTGAAGATTCTCGAGTGTACGCCATCAGCCGTACCTGGACGACTTCCACTTTACATGCCGGTCAGTTTACCGCCGCCTGTGGTGTAACCATTTATCGAGGCGGAATGTTTCCTCACTCGTTTTATGGCAACAGCTTCACCTGTGAGCCGACGGCGAATCTGGTTCACCGGGATGTATTGACGCCCATGGGAGCCACTTACGATTCAAAATATGGGCGTGATCAGGTGGAATTCATCGCCAGTCGCGATGAATGGTTCCGGCCCGTCAACCTGGCCAATGGACCGGATGGTGCATTGTATCTGTGTGACATGTATCGTGCCGTGATTGAACATCCGCAGTTCATGCCCGTCGAATTGAAAGAACGTTCCGATCTGAATGATGGGATTGATCGTGGCCGGATCTATCGCATTGTTCCCAAGGGAACAAAAATTGATAAAAGTGTCTATACTTCTCTGAAGGATGCCACACCACAGCAACTGGTGGCTGCCTTGTCTTCAGAAAATGCCTGGCAGCGGGAAACGGCTTCCCGTCTGATTTTCGAACGTCAGGACGCATCGATTCAACCCCAGCTGGAGCAACTGGTTTCCAGCGGTAAAACGGAACAGTCACGGATCCATGCCCTGTGGGCACTGGAAGGGCTCGGGAAACTGAGTGATGCCTTGATTGAAACCGCGTTGAAAGATAAGTCTCAGAGAGTCGTGGCCCAGGCAGTCAAATTGAGCGAACCGCGGTTATCGCAGAATGAGAAGCTCAAAACCGCAGTGCTGTCACTTGTGAAGTCTGCTGACGCGCCTCTTCGATTTCAGCTGGCGATCAGTCTGGGAGAAGCGAAAGACGGTCCGTCTGCAGTGGACCAGCTGGCCAGTCTGATGCTAAACGGAGCCAGCGATCCCTTTACCCGCGCAGCGGTACTCTCCTCTGCTCCCGAACAGACTGTGGAAATTTTCAAATCATTCTTAAAGCAGCTGCAGTCCAGTGATGCGAAAAAAACAGCTCAGCCTGGTATCACTGACGCCGTCTCCGAAATGACAGCCGTCATCGGACCCCGGTTGAAACCAGAGGAAATTCAGGAAACCCTGTCATTGATCGCCGGGCTGAATTCCGATGCACTCATGCCACTGCAGATTGCCGGTTTTGAAGGATTGGGTAACAGCCTCAGACGTCGAGGGAAGTCGATCACGGCATATCAGGACAAACTTTCTGACGTCGATCAGCAGAATCTGAAGACATTCTATCAGAAAATTGTCGATACCGCCGCGAATCCCAAAACTCCCACAGGACAGCGCTTGAATGCGATCAGTATTTTACAGTTTGTCGGTTTTGAGACGGGTGGGGAAACACTGCTCTCCCTGATCCAGGAAGGCAATTCCCAAGCTGTGAAAATCGCAGCAATTGCAGCGATCAGTCCTTATTCGGATCCCCGGATTGGTGAAATGCTGATGGATGGATTTGCCACTCAGACTCCCGGTATGCGACGTGCGATTCTGGATGCGATGCTGGCGAATCAGGATCGAACAGGTCTGTTACTGGATGCGATTGAAAAAGATCAGATCAAAATATCCGAACTGGGACCATCCCGTTCCAGTAGACTGCAGCGACACCGTAATCCCGAAATCAAAAAGCGGGCTGCTGCTCTGTTCGCTGCTGCAATTCCTGCGGATCGTCAGAAAGTTCTGGCCGAGTACCAGAAGGCTTTGAAATTGAAAGCCGATCCCCTGCAGGGCAAGCTGGTGTTTGCCAAGAACTGTGTGACCTGTCACAAGATTGGTGAAATGGGGATCAATGTGGCTCCTGATATCGGGGACTCACGAACCAAGACCCCGGAATACCTGCTGACCAATATTCTGGACCCGAATCGGGCCATCGATGCGAATTTCTTCAGCTACACGATCATCACGATTGATGGTGTGGTTCATACCGGGATCATTTCCTCTGACAGTGGGGCTTCCATTACCCTGACACAACCGGAAGGAAAGACGATAACAGTTCTGAAAGATGAGATCGACGAGATGAAATCGAATGGCGTGTCACTGATGCCGGTTGGCCTGGAGAAATCCATTAATCCACAACAGATGGCCGACTTGATTTCCTTTATCAAAAACTGGCGTTACCTGAGTGGGCAGGTTCCCAAAGAGATCGCCAAACCTCAGTAA
- the queA gene encoding tRNA preQ1(34) S-adenosylmethionine ribosyltransferase-isomerase QueA, with product MTDLNDFDYQLPPELIATEPTQQRDQSRLLILDRKSQSITHGSISDLPRYLNPDDCLVLNNTRVLSARLFGTRQSTGGKWEGLYLGSNSLGEWKLMSKTRGKLNPGDIIELRPAHQRSLEKQVTLKLLSKDTEGYWTALVKSDEDHHSLLAHFGTMPLPPYMKRNLATEEDWERYQTVYAAQPGAVAAPTAGLHFTPELLERCTAQGTRIANVTLHVGIGTFKPISVETLEAHKMHSEWCELSAESAELLNQSRQQGGRIVCVGTTSVRTLESVAQQGPLQAWQGETDIFIYPPYQFQAVDCLLTNFHLPKSTLLVLVSAFAGAEFICEAYKKAVEAEYRFYSYGDAMLIL from the coding sequence ATGACCGATTTAAACGACTTTGACTATCAACTGCCTCCTGAATTGATCGCGACCGAGCCCACGCAGCAGCGGGATCAGTCACGCCTGCTGATCCTCGACCGCAAGTCCCAGTCCATTACGCATGGCTCCATTTCTGACCTGCCCCGCTATTTAAATCCGGACGACTGCCTGGTTCTGAATAATACCCGTGTCCTGTCAGCACGATTATTTGGCACGCGTCAGTCGACGGGAGGCAAATGGGAAGGCCTTTACCTGGGTTCCAATTCCCTGGGTGAGTGGAAATTAATGAGTAAGACCCGGGGAAAACTGAATCCGGGAGACATCATCGAATTGCGTCCCGCACATCAACGGTCACTCGAGAAACAGGTCACACTGAAACTATTATCAAAGGACACCGAAGGCTACTGGACTGCTCTGGTAAAGTCCGATGAAGATCACCACAGTCTGCTCGCGCATTTTGGGACGATGCCACTACCTCCCTACATGAAACGTAACCTCGCAACCGAAGAAGACTGGGAACGATATCAGACCGTGTATGCAGCACAACCGGGCGCAGTCGCCGCTCCGACGGCGGGTTTACATTTCACGCCGGAGTTGCTGGAACGTTGTACCGCGCAGGGAACCAGAATCGCAAACGTGACGCTGCATGTCGGCATTGGAACTTTCAAACCTATCTCTGTCGAGACTCTCGAAGCACACAAAATGCATTCCGAATGGTGTGAGCTGTCTGCCGAATCTGCAGAACTGCTCAATCAGTCTCGTCAACAGGGAGGCCGGATCGTCTGCGTCGGCACCACCAGCGTTCGTACTCTGGAATCGGTCGCACAACAGGGGCCGCTGCAGGCATGGCAGGGAGAGACGGACATTTTCATTTACCCCCCCTACCAGTTTCAGGCTGTCGATTGCCTGCTGACCAACTTTCATCTGCCGAAATCAACGCTGCTGGTACTGGTGAGCGCTTTTGCCGGTGCTGAATTCATTTGCGAAGCCTACAAAAAAGCTGTAGAAGCAGAATACCGCTTCTACAGCTATGGTGACGCCATGCTGATTTTATAA